From the genome of Gracilinanus agilis isolate LMUSP501 chromosome 2, AgileGrace, whole genome shotgun sequence, one region includes:
- the C2H5orf47 gene encoding uncharacterized protein C5orf47 homolog yields the protein MVPSAQYPSGLYKSPVPPPRPIPTPSPLCFPVDSTVSSPTPSIPSRSCPPRSLLSLFSAPSPLPLGGGASRGASRELGTEMASPSWWPRPLPRCVYVNCFGSHPCGRSIFYEGLGSWRLQRQEAGKESQEVEAVMAAAGPGGSSEPSQPKAGRPPAPRLGKETPKAHKPPRLRGRAAGRRQGEALRAVAGAGTENVSDAFEFHIPLNEAGKITKKKKKHAVWDSVHKVISKMLKENEKIRDRMNFKQGCSENGDLAQSREDESSLLSGRNNSS from the exons ATGGTCCCATCTGCTCAATATCCCAGTGGTCTCTACAAATCTCCTGTGCCCCCTCCCAGACCAATTCCTACCCCATCTCCACTTTGTTTCCCAGTGGACTCTACAGTCTCTTCCCCTACCCCCTCCATCCCCTCACGGTCTTGTCCGCCCAGATCTCTCCTAAGCCTTTTCTCcgctccctccccacttcccctgGGAGGTGGTGCGTCCAGAGGGGCCTCTAGAGAACTGGGCACAGAAATGGCGTCGCCCTCTTGGTGGCCGAGGCCTTTGCCGCGCTGTGTTTACGTGAACTGTTTCGGCTCCCATCCCTGCGGAAGGTCGATCTTCTATGAGGGCCTCGGCTCGTGGAGGCTGCAGCGACAGGAGGCCGGGAAGGAGTCCCAGGAGGTGGAGGCAGTGATGGCGGCTGCAGGTCCCGGAGGCAGCTCGGAGCCCTCTCAGCCAAAGGCAGGAAGACCTCCGGCGCCAAGACTGGGAAAGGAGACACCGAAGGCTCACAAGCCTCCCAGACTGCGTGGCCGGGCCGCGGGGAGAAGACAGGGGGAGGCTCTGAGGGCCGTGGCGGGCGCCGGGACAG AAAATGTCAGTGATGCATTTGAATTCCACATACCTTTGAATGAGGCTGGTAAAatcacaaagaagaagaaaaag CATGCAGTATGGGACAGTGTACACAAAGTGATTTCCAAGAtgctgaaagaaaatgaaaaaatcagaGACAGAATGAACTTCAAACAGGGTTGTTCTGAAA ATGGTGACCTGGCCCAAAGtagagaagatgagtcttctcttctctctgg GAGAAACAACTCATCATGA